Proteins from one Silene latifolia isolate original U9 population unplaced genomic scaffold, ASM4854445v1 scaffold_340, whole genome shotgun sequence genomic window:
- the LOC141639325 gene encoding uncharacterized protein LOC141639325 — protein sequence MNNGLKVNDKLFQIGCCTDNSCCLCDAVVETQSHLFFECSYSRLIIAAVESWCGFKVDVNISASTTGIVPRRALKQEVHSLIWTACVYCIWNQRNNARMNLVLIKPDNIARNIREEVKRRIRSKLSKETTRTDRIWLRK from the coding sequence ATGAATAATGGATTGAAGGTTAATGATAAGCTATTCCAGATTGGTTGCTGCACTGATAATAGTTGCTGCCTATGTGATGCTGTTGTTGAAACTCAGAGTCATCTATTTTTTGAATGCTCATACAGTAGACTAATTATTGCTGCAGTGGAGTCCTGGTGTGGATTCAAGGTTGATGTTAACATATCTGCATCTACTACTGGTATTGTTCCCAGGCGTGCACTGAAACAAGAAGTGCATTCCCTCATTTGGACAGCCTGTGTATACTGCATTTGGAACCAGAGAAATAATGCAAGGATGAACCTTGTCCTGATAAAACCAGACAATATTGCTAGAAATATAAGAGAGGAAGTGAAGAGAAGAATCAGATCAAAGTTGAGCAAGGAAACTACACGAACTGATAGAATCTGGCTCAGGAAATAG
- the LOC141639327 gene encoding uncharacterized protein LOC141639327, whose translation MKPAYIDDQWSEDPKGYSIRSGYEWLRPKHALQSWKNFVWNKWNYPKHAMISWITMNNGLKVKDKLYPIGCCPDNRCCICDTAVETQSHLFFECLYSRQIIAAVETWCGFKVDVSMSALPNGIGPKPALKQDVHSLIWTACLYFIWTQRNNARINLQLIGPDNVAVTIREEVKRKIRARLSKEPTQNDRVWLRK comes from the coding sequence ATGAAGCCAGCTTACATTGATGACCAATGGTCTGAGGATCCTAAGGGATACTCAATTAGAAGTGGCTATGAATGGTTGAGACCTAAACATGCCTTACAGAGTTGGAAAAACTTTGTTTGGAACAAATGGAACTACCCTAAACATGCTATGATTAGCTGGATTACCATGAATAATGGTTTGAAGGTTAAAGACAAACTGTACCCAATTGGTTGCTGTCCTGATAATAGATGTTGCATATGTGATACTGCTGTTGAAACTCAGAGTCATCTCTTCTTTGAGTGCTTATATAGTAGACAAATCATTGCTGCAGTAGAGACCTGGTGTGGCTTTAAGGTTGATGTAAGCATGTCTGCACTACCCAATGGTATTGGTCCCAAGCCTGCATTGAAGCAGGATGTGCATTCACTCATCTGGACAGCCTGCTTATATTTCATTTGGACCCAGAGGAATAATGCAAGGATAAATCTTCAACTGATAGGGCCTGATAATGTTGCTGTCACTATCAGAGAAGAAGTGAAGAGAAAAATCAGAGCAAGATTGAGCAAGGAGCCTACACAGAATGATAGAGTATGGCTAAGGAAATAG